In Salvelinus alpinus chromosome 22, SLU_Salpinus.1, whole genome shotgun sequence, one genomic interval encodes:
- the LOC139549664 gene encoding flagellar attachment zone protein 1-like: MTEKDLKTVEDTTAVKEKDLKTLEDTTAVKEKDLKTVEDTTAVKEKDLKTLEDTTAVKEKDLKTVEDTTVVKEKDLKTAEDTTVVKEKDKKTVEDTTAVKEKDLKTVEDTTVVKEKDLRTLEDTTAVKEKDLKTVEDTTVVKEKDLKTVEDTTVVKEKDLKTAEDTTVVKEKDLKTVEDTTAVKEKDLKTVEDTTVVKEKDLRTLEDTTAVKEKDLKTVEDTTVVKEKDLKTVEDTTVVKEKDLRTLEDTTVV; the protein is encoded by the exons atgact GAAAAGGACCTGAAGACAGTAGAGGACACTACTGCTGTCAAGGAAAAGGACCTGAAGACACTAGAGGACACAACTGCTGTCAAGGAAAAGGACCTGAAGACAGTAGAGGACACTACTGCTGTCAAGGAAAAGGACCTGAAGACACTAGAGGACACTACTGCTGTCAAGGAAAAGGACCTGAAGACAGTAGAGGACACTACTGTTGTCAAGGAAAAGGACCTGAAGACAGCAGAGGACACTACTGTTGTCAAGGAAAAGGACAAGAAGACAGTAGAGGACACTACTGCTGTCAAGGAAAAGGACCTGAAGACAGTAGAGGACACTACTGTTGTCAAGGAAAAGGACCTGAGGACACTAGAGGACACTACTGCTGTCAAGGAAAAGGACCTGAAGACAGTAGAGGACACTACTGTTGTCAAGGAAAAGGACCTGAAGACAGTAGAGGACACTACTGTTGTCAAGGAAAAGGACCTGAAGACAGCAGAGGACACTACTGTTGTCAAGGAAAAGGACCTGAAGACAGTAGAGGACACTACTGCTGTCAAGGAAAAGGACCTGAAGACAGTAGAGGACACTACTGTTGTCAAGGAAAAGGACCTGAGGACACTAGAGGACACTACTGCTGTCAAGGAAAAGGACCTGAAGACAGTAGAGGACACTACTGTTGTCAAGGAAAAGGACCTGAAGACAGTAGAGGACACTACTGTTGTCAAGGAAAAGGACCTGAGGACACTAGAGGACACTACTGTTGTCTAG